Proteins from one Alysiella filiformis genomic window:
- a CDS encoding SlyX family protein, with translation MTESEERLTELEIRLAFQDDLLADLNDTIVQMRQTLDLQQEQMRLLYQKIQNMQENGNDKPYTLAEEMPPHY, from the coding sequence ATGACTGAATCCGAAGAAAGATTAACCGAATTGGAAATTCGCCTTGCCTTTCAAGACGATTTGCTTGCCGATTTAAACGACACCATCGTCCAAATGCGCCAAACTTTGGATTTGCAGCAAGAACAAATGCGTTTGCTGTATCAAAAAATCCAAAATATGCAAGAAAATGGCAACGATAAACCCTACACTTTGGCAGAAGAAATGCCACCGCATTATTGA